The proteins below are encoded in one region of Sulfurospirillum tamanense:
- a CDS encoding LytR/AlgR family response regulator transcription factor — MHILIVDDEPLALSRLARLLGQLGHQNILQATSGAQALELLQTQPVSLLITDIAMPDLSGIALAYQVRLRAPMLPIIFQTAYEKHALEAFDIGAVDYLLKPYTAEQLHRALSRAKPEALRLLTKNGELFFLLKPEEIFYIKADLAEVMVRAREGFSYYAAKISHMETLLETHDFVRIHRSYLLNLAHVSHFESLDQSRLAFFFKGIDESIESSKEGAKLFRERFKK; from the coding sequence ATGCACATTTTAATCGTCGATGACGAACCTTTAGCCCTCTCGCGCCTTGCCCGTTTACTTGGCCAACTGGGCCACCAAAACATCCTCCAAGCAACCAGCGGCGCCCAGGCACTTGAACTACTCCAAACCCAGCCCGTCTCTTTACTCATCACCGACATCGCCATGCCCGACCTCTCAGGGATTGCCCTAGCCTACCAAGTGCGACTGCGTGCGCCCATGCTTCCCATCATCTTTCAAACGGCCTACGAAAAACACGCCCTTGAGGCCTTTGACATCGGGGCGGTGGATTACCTGCTTAAGCCCTACACCGCCGAACAACTTCACCGCGCCCTTTCGCGCGCCAAGCCCGAAGCCTTACGCTTACTGACAAAAAACGGGGAACTATTTTTCTTGCTAAAGCCCGAAGAGATTTTTTACATCAAGGCAGATTTGGCCGAAGTCATGGTGCGCGCACGCGAGGGGTTTTCCTACTACGCGGCCAAAATCTCCCACATGGAAACACTCTTAGAAACCCACGATTTTGTGCGCATTCACCGTTCTTATCTTCTCAATCTTGCCCATGTTTCGCACTTTGAGAGCTTAGACCAAAGCCGATTGGCCTTTTTCTTCAAGGGTATCGATGAGAGTATCGAAAGCAGCAAAGAAGGCGCCAAGCTCTTTCGCGAACGGTTTAAAAAATAA
- a CDS encoding autotransporter assembly complex protein TamA — protein sequence MLTRFLSALCLVGTLHATPITTLHVTGDIDPLFGPFTKDTLLKVCNITFPPVYKFWQSAPVFSPEQISQCAQTLTQYAHSYGFYNTEVTHAINEDSASLHVKKNVPIRVASLEADEALRPFIDFAQGDVFTALAFSAAKRDIKDHFAALGYPKAELDTKAYVDLDAYKVDVHFRVTPRDLHTFGPITLSNNAKVDEALIYNAIHFKEGERYDARLLEKTYEELYGFGVYSYIALNQDFDQSNATVPVEVTLLQGDHREIQYGFGYDTDTGGRVVALYKNDNFYGNLKKFSLGGTLNEKGVSVYNSLFLPRLFLNDTLLKGVTLTNDITFENTDYDSYKQRKFDEKITFSKEFWGLKHGVGASSEISRITSKLPEYESGNYWINAVFYQVELDRRDNALNPKNGYYLSFTLENGTKLLASEEEYVKTLTEFRAMKTFDRLTFSFKTKVGTLDQDLPIFKRFFAGGDYSNRGYQYQKVGKKDHEDNPYGGLTLIDNSLELEYAFTKTLGITTFLDSTMLREKPNDFANDFYHSVGAGVRYYTPIGPLRLDIGTPLKEGGVVFHLGIGQVF from the coding sequence ATGCTAACCCGTTTTTTAAGCGCGTTGTGCCTTGTTGGCACCTTGCACGCCACTCCCATTACCACGTTACATGTAACAGGCGACATTGACCCGCTTTTTGGGCCTTTCACCAAAGACACCTTACTTAAAGTGTGCAACATTACTTTTCCTCCTGTGTATAAGTTTTGGCAAAGTGCGCCTGTTTTTTCTCCTGAGCAAATTTCCCAGTGTGCCCAAACCCTTACGCAATACGCCCACAGCTACGGGTTTTACAATACGGAAGTGACACATGCCATCAACGAGGACTCCGCCTCCTTACATGTAAAGAAAAATGTCCCTATTCGCGTGGCCTCCTTGGAAGCTGACGAAGCACTACGCCCTTTTATCGATTTTGCCCAAGGTGACGTTTTTACCGCCCTCGCCTTTTCCGCGGCCAAGCGGGACATCAAAGACCATTTTGCTGCCTTAGGCTACCCCAAAGCTGAGCTTGACACCAAAGCATACGTGGATTTGGATGCGTACAAGGTCGATGTGCATTTTCGCGTCACCCCAAGAGACCTGCACACTTTTGGCCCCATCACCCTTTCCAACAACGCAAAGGTAGACGAAGCCCTTATTTATAACGCCATACACTTCAAAGAAGGTGAGCGCTACGACGCACGCTTGCTTGAAAAAACCTACGAAGAATTGTACGGGTTTGGCGTCTACAGCTACATCGCCCTCAACCAAGACTTCGACCAATCCAACGCCACTGTGCCCGTTGAAGTTACCCTCCTTCAGGGTGATCACCGTGAAATCCAGTACGGCTTTGGCTACGACACGGACACGGGTGGGCGCGTCGTAGCCCTCTATAAAAATGACAATTTCTACGGCAACTTGAAAAAATTTTCCCTTGGCGGCACGCTTAATGAAAAAGGAGTGAGCGTGTACAACTCCCTCTTTCTCCCACGCCTTTTTCTGAATGATACCCTGCTCAAAGGCGTCACCCTAACCAACGACATCACCTTTGAAAACACCGACTACGACAGTTACAAACAACGAAAATTTGATGAAAAAATCACCTTTTCCAAAGAGTTCTGGGGGCTCAAACATGGCGTGGGGGCTTCGAGTGAAATCAGTCGCATCACCTCCAAACTGCCCGAATACGAAAGCGGTAACTACTGGATTAACGCCGTGTTTTACCAAGTAGAGCTTGACAGGCGCGACAACGCCCTAAACCCCAAAAATGGCTACTACCTCTCTTTTACCCTCGAAAACGGCACCAAACTCTTAGCCAGCGAAGAAGAATACGTCAAAACCCTCACCGAATTTCGCGCCATGAAAACCTTCGACCGCCTCACGTTTTCCTTTAAAACCAAAGTGGGCACCCTCGACCAAGACCTTCCTATCTTCAAGCGCTTTTTTGCAGGGGGAGATTACAGCAACCGAGGCTATCAGTACCAAAAAGTAGGCAAAAAAGACCATGAAGACAACCCTTACGGAGGGCTTACCCTCATCGACAACAGCCTCGAACTCGAATACGCCTTTACAAAAACATTGGGCATCACCACCTTTTTGGACTCCACCATGTTACGCGAAAAACCCAACGATTTTGCCAATGATTTTTACCATTCGGTGGGCGCAGGGGTGCGCTACTACACACCCATCGGGCCGTTGCGCCTTGACATTGGCACGCCGTTGAAAGAAGGGGGTGTTGTGTTTCACCTTGGGATAGGACAAGTCTTTTGA
- a CDS encoding translocation/assembly module TamB domain-containing protein — protein sequence MKRLARLLGLLSGLFIFFGLTFWWALTSPFAARFILEKLAHANEASYKKVEGTLWDGIRLEGLSHPFGSIDTLHLSLDLPALLWGELRIGTLELSGVSLENELSESLFSNEQTQAGWFPFHTVFITTLRVRLNALAYQDYRISYLNLQGKGLAYQPNEAPKGTLSLTVGASVGELHAFATLDEYVEAKGTFLPTALPYDFSLAPKDALTFSAQGTAQNVEFTLETQSVDYRGFSEPVSFLTPSFQGTYNLLTHALKATLASQVRFGSLEIGARALVEMQGWNAPTFSLEASAQTNEKTVEELRALVPSFPSFLETLSVQGEARLNANGTQEAVHYEAFLTQARVLEATLSETFVIGTLTNTTLAGTVATQLDTLESSTKLEGAFSAPLNNLEALTFEAKGDTLLSFSPTLQGVLHTTAKGSLEAVTFHTNVAPTSLSFGEQRAQLNTLDIQGKATSKETVFDLKGTALYQKRALGMETKNAILSYGTSRVTLDFAPLVTIEGVELEEIMENAHVLLWRTPKEVHGIFNSSLLEASLSQKTDQPIKGALHVKPFDPARLAELPSPLAIGTAEGKATFIYNNILRANGAFTLDGVTFEGDFIGSAESFKATLSHETFALVLSRQKATARATLDVPSLALFSQSLLPFTTLSPQRLEGAFNASVSHDGTQTRLKITSPHLALEGYGVDAITLAGMFQKENLRINQFDFTLGEAFGGPHTYSLTKAGYIDLATRQGSLEFEGLSLNASFLPQWFLDLHVNDFLLAHPDFGAGRVTGDLHVSAQEEVLRFEGELHAREVLVHYKAPALSIHTDQDIVILTKNGESAKEDYFTAQVALEVALFVDGLTYAHNGVNLNSDGVFYFKKDAKAPLELYGSLHDIAGTYTELGKTYTLERSNLYFRGLSPLDPVLDIHARYAHNEVDISIRISGTQSNPRIYLSSNPIMPQQDILSLLIFGTRLGGEGSSLDKEHRASQVSLFLVNELSKDYAKELGLDVLYFEYDPSNEYIETIIGRNLTDNTVVLIKNKFEGGEAVLQRQLTDKWNAELGARENAGSLDFVYKKRY from the coding sequence TTGAAACGCCTCGCACGTCTTTTGGGCCTACTTAGTGGCCTTTTTATTTTTTTTGGTCTGACTTTTTGGTGGGCGCTCACCTCCCCTTTTGCCGCACGCTTTATCCTAGAAAAACTCGCCCACGCCAACGAGGCTTCTTATAAAAAAGTCGAAGGCACCTTGTGGGATGGCATTCGCCTTGAAGGGCTTTCTCACCCTTTTGGAAGCATCGACACCCTTCATCTCTCCCTTGACTTGCCTGCACTTTTGTGGGGCGAGCTTCGCATTGGAACCCTAGAACTCTCAGGCGTTTCTTTGGAAAATGAGTTGAGCGAATCGCTCTTTTCAAACGAGCAAACACAAGCAGGATGGTTTCCGTTTCATACGGTCTTTATTACCACATTGCGGGTGCGCCTAAATGCACTTGCCTACCAAGACTACCGCATTTCCTACCTCAACTTACAAGGCAAGGGCCTAGCGTATCAGCCAAACGAAGCTCCAAAAGGAACACTCTCTTTAACCGTTGGCGCTTCAGTGGGCGAACTGCACGCGTTTGCGACGCTGGATGAGTACGTCGAGGCAAAAGGAACTTTTTTGCCCACGGCATTGCCTTATGATTTTTCCCTCGCGCCCAAAGATGCCCTCACCTTTAGCGCCCAAGGTACGGCGCAAAACGTGGAATTTACCCTCGAAACCCAAAGTGTGGATTACCGTGGGTTTTCCGAGCCTGTTTCTTTTTTGACCCCCTCATTTCAAGGAACTTACAACCTCCTCACCCATGCGCTAAAGGCAACCCTTGCTTCCCAAGTACGCTTTGGCTCTTTAGAGATTGGCGCGCGCGCTTTGGTGGAGATGCAAGGATGGAATGCTCCCACTTTTAGCCTTGAAGCGTCCGCGCAAACCAATGAAAAAACCGTGGAAGAGCTCCGCGCGTTAGTCCCTTCTTTTCCTTCGTTTTTAGAAACATTGTCAGTTCAAGGAGAGGCGCGCCTAAACGCTAATGGCACCCAAGAAGCCGTGCACTATGAGGCTTTTTTGACCCAAGCACGTGTCCTTGAGGCAACACTAAGCGAGACCTTTGTCATCGGCACGTTAACAAACACAACCCTCGCAGGAACGGTTGCCACGCAGCTTGACACCCTAGAAAGTAGCACCAAACTCGAAGGTGCGTTTAGTGCACCTCTTAACAACCTTGAAGCCTTGACCTTTGAAGCCAAAGGCGACACATTGCTTTCCTTCTCGCCCACGTTGCAAGGCGTCTTACATACCACTGCCAAAGGTTCCCTAGAAGCGGTTACCTTTCACACGAATGTTGCGCCAACCTCCCTTTCTTTTGGCGAACAGCGCGCCCAACTCAACACCCTCGACATCCAAGGAAAAGCCACCTCCAAAGAGACGGTTTTTGACCTCAAAGGGACAGCGTTGTATCAAAAGCGCGCCCTTGGCATGGAAACAAAAAATGCAATACTTTCTTACGGCACCTCGCGCGTCACCCTTGATTTTGCGCCCCTTGTCACCATAGAAGGGGTTGAACTTGAGGAAATTATGGAAAATGCCCATGTTCTTTTGTGGCGTACGCCAAAGGAAGTACATGGCATCTTTAACTCTTCATTATTAGAAGCCTCTCTCTCCCAAAAAACCGACCAACCCATCAAAGGTGCTTTACATGTAAAGCCTTTTGACCCAGCGCGTTTAGCGGAGCTTCCCTCCCCCCTCGCCATTGGCACAGCTGAGGGGAAAGCCACTTTTATCTACAACAACATCTTACGTGCCAATGGGGCTTTTACCCTTGATGGCGTCACTTTTGAGGGGGATTTTATTGGCAGTGCCGAGAGTTTTAAGGCAACCCTTTCTCATGAAACCTTTGCCCTTGTACTTTCACGCCAAAAAGCCACGGCCCGCGCCACCCTTGATGTGCCTTCTCTTGCTCTTTTTAGCCAAAGCTTACTGCCTTTTACGACCCTTTCACCCCAACGCCTTGAAGGCGCGTTTAACGCTTCAGTTTCTCACGACGGCACGCAAACGCGCTTAAAGATCACTTCGCCGCACCTTGCACTAGAAGGGTATGGGGTTGACGCCATCACCCTAGCAGGAATGTTTCAAAAAGAAAACTTACGCATCAACCAGTTTGATTTTACCCTCGGGGAAGCTTTTGGAGGACCTCATACCTACAGCCTCACCAAAGCAGGATATATTGACCTTGCGACGCGCCAAGGAAGCCTTGAGTTTGAAGGCCTTTCGCTAAACGCAAGTTTTTTGCCTCAGTGGTTCCTAGACCTTCACGTCAACGATTTTTTGCTCGCCCATCCTGATTTTGGCGCAGGGCGTGTTACGGGAGATTTACATGTAAGCGCCCAAGAAGAGGTGCTTCGCTTTGAGGGAGAATTGCACGCGAGGGAGGTGCTTGTGCACTACAAAGCCCCCGCCCTTAGCATCCACACTGACCAAGACATTGTCATCCTTACCAAAAATGGCGAGAGTGCCAAAGAGGATTATTTCACAGCACAAGTTGCCCTTGAAGTTGCCCTTTTTGTTGATGGCCTCACCTACGCCCACAACGGTGTCAACCTCAACAGCGACGGGGTGTTTTACTTTAAAAAGGATGCCAAAGCGCCTTTAGAGCTTTATGGTTCACTGCACGACATTGCAGGAACATACACCGAGCTTGGCAAAACCTACACGCTGGAGCGCTCCAACCTTTATTTTCGAGGTCTTAGCCCTCTCGACCCCGTACTTGACATCCACGCGCGCTACGCCCACAACGAGGTGGACATCAGTATCCGCATCAGCGGTACCCAAAGCAACCCGCGCATCTACCTTAGTTCCAACCCCATCATGCCCCAACAAGACATCCTCTCTTTGCTCATCTTTGGCACCCGTTTGGGAGGCGAGGGGTCTTCTTTGGATAAAGAGCACCGCGCTAGCCAAGTGTCCCTGTTTTTGGTCAACGAACTCTCCAAAGATTACGCCAAAGAGTTGGGGTTGGATGTGTTGTATTTTGAATACGACCCCAGTAACGAATACATCGAAACCATCATCGGAAGAAACCTGACAGACAACACCGTCGTGCTCATTAAAAACAAATTTGAAGGGGGCGAAGCCGTACTTCAACGCCAACTCACCGACAAATGGAACGCCGAGCTGGGCGCGAGAGAAAACGCAGGAAGCCTTGATTTTGTGTATAAAAAGCGGTATTAG
- a CDS encoding AbrB/MazE/SpoVT family DNA-binding domain-containing protein yields the protein MIATISSWGNSQGLRLPKGVIKELHLSVGDKINIVVENEKIVLEPLKASRQKYDIKTLVSKLPKNHQAHEEFNNKSGQEEW from the coding sequence ATGATAGCGACTATCTCAAGCTGGGGCAATTCTCAGGGGCTGAGACTTCCAAAAGGTGTTATTAAAGAATTGCACCTCTCGGTGGGCGATAAAATAAACATTGTGGTTGAAAATGAAAAAATTGTCTTAGAGCCGCTAAAAGCATCGAGGCAAAAATACGACATCAAGACCTTGGTCAGCAAACTGCCAAAAAACCATCAAGCTCATGAAGAATTCAACAACAAAAGTGGGCAAGAAGAGTGGTAA
- a CDS encoding type II toxin-antitoxin system PemK/MazF family toxin codes for MVSYIPEQGDIVVLDFDPQSGHKQKGRRPAMIISNKTFNKHLGLAFACPITNTKRDFPFHVEVKSEKITGFVMGEQMKSIDYNARNIKFIEKANQTALNQILGIVDSILQ; via the coding sequence GTGGTAAGCTACATTCCAGAACAAGGCGATATTGTGGTCTTAGATTTTGATCCACAAAGTGGCCATAAACAAAAGGGTCGAAGACCTGCAATGATTATTAGCAATAAAACATTTAACAAACACCTTGGGCTTGCTTTTGCGTGCCCAATAACAAATACAAAACGAGATTTTCCCTTTCATGTTGAAGTAAAAAGTGAAAAGATTACGGGTTTTGTCATGGGCGAGCAAATGAAGTCTATAGACTACAACGCTAGAAATATAAAATTTATAGAAAAAGCAAACCAAACAGCCCTCAATCAAATACTAGGCATTGTTGATAGCATTTTACAATAG
- a CDS encoding ATP-binding protein: MNNVIISQNKHWEHGYKNLYDRDVFQKLLTNLQTKHIQVLQGIRRSGKSSLFKLLINHLSQTIDPQEILYINLDDPFFTKYSNDPTSFYEILQAAKKLTQKEIRYLFLDEVQAIEGWEKYVKSVYDSGEFKKIFITGSNSSLLNGAFATLLTGRYISTKVYPLSFHEILHINGITSFLELNKHLPKVLKLVDDMMLYGSFVEVYGLQDELKREVLSSYYETILLKDCVANNQIRDIKGFKELSFYLLSNLTSLYSYASLAKAVTLNDKSIKEYIQALEDCYLFRELKLFSYSLKEQMNNKKKLYLCDNGFMNLGYSFSANHGKLLENLVFSELQKHGLEIYFYNKESECDFVVKKEEKTIALQVCYELNDQNKTRELNGIKKLPFDVQEKYIITYNQKETIDDIKVVSFWEYFYT, from the coding sequence ATGAACAATGTCATAATATCTCAAAACAAACATTGGGAACATGGGTATAAAAACCTCTATGACAGAGATGTGTTTCAAAAACTTCTTACCAATCTACAGACTAAACACATCCAAGTTTTGCAAGGGATAAGAAGAAGCGGAAAGTCATCGCTTTTTAAACTCCTCATCAATCACCTCTCCCAAACCATAGACCCTCAGGAGATACTCTATATCAACTTAGATGACCCCTTTTTTACCAAATATTCCAATGACCCTACAAGTTTTTATGAAATCCTCCAAGCAGCCAAAAAACTTACTCAAAAAGAGATAAGGTATCTTTTTTTAGATGAAGTTCAGGCCATAGAGGGCTGGGAAAAGTACGTTAAAAGCGTCTATGATAGCGGTGAGTTTAAAAAGATATTTATCACAGGTTCTAACTCTTCGCTTTTAAACGGCGCGTTTGCAACCTTGCTTACAGGACGCTATATCTCCACAAAGGTTTACCCCCTTAGTTTTCATGAGATTTTACATATCAATGGCATAACGAGTTTTTTAGAGCTTAACAAACACCTCCCAAAAGTCTTAAAACTCGTAGACGACATGATGCTTTATGGCTCATTTGTAGAGGTGTATGGGCTGCAAGATGAGTTAAAAAGGGAAGTGCTTAGCAGTTACTATGAGACTATCCTCCTAAAAGATTGCGTAGCAAATAATCAAATCAGAGACATCAAAGGGTTTAAAGAGTTGAGCTTTTATCTACTTAGCAACCTTACGTCACTCTACTCTTACGCGTCTTTAGCCAAAGCGGTAACATTGAACGATAAATCGATCAAAGAGTACATTCAAGCGTTGGAAGATTGCTATTTGTTTAGAGAACTAAAACTTTTTTCCTACTCGCTCAAAGAGCAGATGAACAACAAAAAGAAACTCTACTTATGCGATAACGGCTTTATGAATTTAGGATACAGCTTTAGTGCAAACCACGGAAAACTTCTTGAAAATTTGGTCTTTAGCGAACTCCAAAAACATGGGCTTGAGATATATTTTTACAACAAAGAGAGTGAATGTGATTTTGTCGTCAAAAAAGAAGAGAAAACCATCGCCCTGCAAGTGTGCTATGAACTAAATGACCAAAATAAAACCAGAGAGCTAAACGGAATCAAAAAACTCCCCTTTGATGTGCAGGAAAAATACATCATCACCTACAATCAAAAAGAGACAATCGACGATATAAAAGTAGTGAGTTTTTGGGAGTATTTTTATACATAA
- a CDS encoding DUF5615 family PIN-like protein: MWKYARKNGYTIVTKDSDFNELAISRGSPPKIIWIKIGNCRVNDIVQLLKENHHGMIEFLEDEFSAIFEI; the protein is encoded by the coding sequence ATATGGAAATATGCAAGAAAAAATGGATATACGATAGTTACCAAAGACTCTGATTTTAATGAATTAGCTATTAGTCGAGGGAGTCCGCCTAAAATTATCTGGATAAAGATTGGCAATTGTAGAGTTAATGATATCGTTCAGTTGTTGAAAGAGAACCATCACGGTATGATAGAATTTTTAGAAGATGAGTTTAGTGCAATTTTTGAGATATAG
- a CDS encoding DUF433 domain-containing protein yields the protein MKENITLKSSKRSGKPCIRNLRITVYDILSMLANGMTYDEILEDFPKLTKEDILSALAYAADREHRTVTARLSA from the coding sequence GTGAAGGAAAATATTACTCTTAAATCCTCAAAAAGAAGTGGCAAACCTTGCATCCGAAATTTAAGAATAACGGTTTATGATATCCTCTCTATGCTTGCCAATGGAATGACTTATGATGAAATTTTAGAAGATTTTCCAAAGCTCACAAAAGAAGATATCTTATCGGCACTTGCTTATGCTGCTGACAGAGAGCATAGAACCGTTACGGCAAGATTGAGTGCATAA
- a CDS encoding HepT-like ribonuclease domain-containing protein, translating to MSILPKTENVIREFEIIGEAVKHLPSEMTLLHEDIAWRDIKDFRNLLIHQYFGVDFEIVWNTVKNDLPPLYEAIKTIQKTL from the coding sequence TTGAGCATTTTGCCGAAGACAGAAAATGTTATTCGAGAGTTTGAGATTATCGGCGAAGCGGTGAAGCATTTGCCATCGGAGATGACGCTTTTGCATGAGGACATCGCATGGAGGGATATAAAAGATTTTAGAAATTTACTCATCCATCAGTATTTTGGTGTGGATTTTGAAATCGTTTGGAATACTGTAAAAAACGACCTACCACCCTTGTATGAGGCAATCAAAACCATCCAAAAAACGCTATAA
- a CDS encoding nucleotidyltransferase family protein: MTKEDILNYLKAHKGELKERFGVLKIGLFGSFARDEQTDDSDIDLAVEIEKNKKSLGNFFAIKRELEGQFGKKVDLGIEATLKPIVREYVKKEIIYA; this comes from the coding sequence ATGACAAAAGAAGATATCCTAAACTACCTCAAGGCGCATAAAGGAGAGTTAAAAGAAAGATTTGGTGTCCTTAAAATAGGCCTTTTTGGTTCTTTTGCTAGAGATGAGCAAACCGATGATAGTGATATAGATTTGGCGGTTGAGATTGAAAAAAACAAAAAAAGCCTTGGAAATTTTTTTGCTATCAAGCGAGAACTTGAAGGGCAATTTGGCAAAAAAGTAGATTTGGGTATCGAAGCCACACTAAAACCCATCGTGAGGGAGTATGTCAAAAAGGAAATCATCTATGCTTAG
- a CDS encoding MFS transporter has translation MSKKYSTVIASFVIMLCIGSVYAWSLVASQLMDKYDFSAFESQLVFGFIIAIFPVTMIFVGQLGKRMGHRYFGYICGLLFAFGYWIAGSSGGSFFMILLGVGIFSGVGTGFGYWVSLTSPLQWFPERKGLIAGIAAAGFGLGAVFMSELLEILLSRGFGILELLKIIGVAYGVVIVVFSTLIFQAQSQEGEDVAHIKLSAFIGSKIFKKLCVGIFLGTFAGLLIIGSLGIIANQHGIPSSIVAIGVALFAVANFMGRLLWGVFSDYFGADLSIFLALLFQSIAILALNLFALTHLLYLAIAACIGFGFGGNFVLFARETAQLYGVENLGIVYPYVFLGYAIAGIAGPMSGGYLYDVFGSFFYAILLASFMSFMGGLLFLQTGKAFKAQKSARK, from the coding sequence ATGAGTAAAAAATATTCCACCGTAATAGCCTCTTTTGTAATCATGCTGTGTATTGGCAGTGTCTATGCGTGGAGTTTGGTAGCGTCTCAGTTGATGGACAAATATGATTTTTCAGCCTTTGAGTCTCAGCTCGTTTTTGGGTTCATTATTGCTATTTTTCCGGTGACCATGATTTTCGTGGGACAGCTTGGAAAGCGGATGGGGCATAGGTATTTTGGCTATATTTGTGGGTTATTGTTTGCTTTTGGTTACTGGATTGCAGGCAGTTCTGGTGGAAGTTTTTTCATGATTTTGCTGGGTGTTGGGATTTTCTCAGGGGTTGGGACGGGGTTTGGATACTGGGTTTCGCTCACGTCGCCTCTCCAGTGGTTTCCTGAAAGAAAAGGGCTTATTGCAGGCATCGCGGCGGCTGGTTTTGGCCTTGGGGCGGTGTTTATGTCGGAACTACTGGAAATACTGCTTAGTCGCGGGTTTGGCATACTTGAATTACTAAAAATCATTGGCGTTGCATACGGAGTGGTGATTGTGGTTTTTTCAACTTTGATTTTCCAAGCCCAAAGCCAAGAGGGTGAGGATGTTGCGCATATAAAATTATCGGCGTTTATTGGCTCAAAAATTTTCAAAAAACTTTGTGTTGGAATATTTTTAGGAACTTTTGCGGGATTGTTGATAATAGGCAGTTTGGGGATTATTGCCAATCAGCATGGCATACCAAGCAGTATCGTTGCTATTGGTGTTGCTTTGTTTGCTGTGGCAAATTTTATGGGCCGGTTGTTGTGGGGAGTCTTTAGTGACTACTTTGGGGCTGATTTGAGTATATTTTTAGCTCTTTTGTTCCAGTCTATCGCTATTTTGGCTCTAAACCTCTTTGCGTTGACACATCTTTTATACTTGGCCATTGCGGCGTGCATTGGGTTTGGATTTGGCGGTAATTTTGTTTTATTTGCCAGGGAGACGGCGCAACTGTACGGGGTAGAAAACCTTGGTATTGTCTATCCCTATGTCTTTTTAGGGTATGCCATTGCGGGTATTGCAGGGCCTATGAGCGGTGGGTATTTGTACGATGTGTTTGGGTCATTTTTTTATGCCATCTTGCTGGCGAGTTTCATGAGTTTTATGGGCGGGTTGCTTTTTCTTCAAACAGGAAAGGCCTTTAAAGCACAAAAAAGCGCTCGTAAATGA